In Tenacibaculum pacificus, a single window of DNA contains:
- a CDS encoding glycosyltransferase family 4 protein: MKNKIADFLAVYKIDVIHVHDMVVAEAVFLANKKQLPVVLDLHENRPQIMKFYPHLKKFPANVLISVKKWQRKEAELINKASKLIVVTEEAKKEVLTRTQIKAQNIAVVPNTVRKSFYQNIETSAKNNTIFNLLYIGDTGERRGLKTVIESLPELQKSIKNIRFVIVGKVSSELENIVNKLALNKVVIFEGWQNESTFQNYIVNSDICLSPLHRNIHHDTTYANKLFQYMSLGIPLLVSNATAQENLVKRVNSGLVHEAKNVADFTTKILELYNNTSLRETLAINGKEFVNNSFTWDKTSKELIDLYTNL, encoded by the coding sequence ATGAAAAATAAAATTGCTGATTTTTTAGCTGTTTATAAAATCGATGTAATTCATGTACACGATATGGTTGTTGCTGAAGCTGTTTTTTTAGCGAATAAAAAGCAACTTCCTGTAGTGTTAGATTTACACGAAAATCGTCCGCAGATAATGAAGTTTTATCCGCATTTAAAAAAGTTTCCTGCCAATGTTTTAATATCAGTAAAAAAATGGCAACGTAAAGAAGCTGAATTAATAAATAAAGCATCAAAACTGATTGTTGTAACCGAAGAAGCTAAAAAAGAGGTGTTAACCAGAACTCAAATAAAAGCTCAAAATATAGCAGTTGTTCCTAATACGGTTCGAAAATCTTTTTATCAGAACATTGAAACATCAGCTAAAAATAATACAATTTTCAATTTATTATATATCGGTGATACAGGCGAAAGAAGAGGTTTGAAAACAGTTATAGAAAGTTTACCAGAATTACAGAAAAGTATTAAAAATATACGATTTGTAATTGTTGGGAAAGTAAGTTCAGAACTTGAAAATATTGTAAATAAGTTAGCGTTAAATAAGGTAGTTATTTTTGAAGGGTGGCAAAACGAAAGTACATTTCAAAATTATATTGTTAATAGCGATATTTGTTTATCGCCTTTACACCGAAATATTCATCACGATACAACGTACGCAAACAAGTTGTTTCAATATATGAGTTTAGGAATACCGTTATTGGTAAGTAACGCAACAGCTCAAGAAAATTTAGTGAAACGTGTAAATTCAGGTTTGGTACATGAGGCAAAAAATGTAGCCGATTTTACAACAAAAATTTTGGAATTATATAATAATACTTCTTTAAGAGAAACGTTAGCAATTAATGGAAAGGAGTTTGTAAATAACTCTTTTACTTGGGATAAAACATCGAAAGAATTAATAGATTTATACACTAACTTATAA
- a CDS encoding glycosyltransferase gives MKYLEKYLSENNIDAIITTGPPHSLHLIGLKLKKKLNIKWIADFRDPWTDIDYFHQLPLTKKAIKKHHQLEQQVLKNADATLVVGETMKENYKKFSKNIHVVTNGYDSSENEKNNIVLDDKFSITHIGLMNSDRNPIILWKALAELSEENNAFKNDLEIKLIGKLSDDVIADLEKYQFKNVQKTNYVPHKEVQKYQRNSQVLLLAVNKVPSAKGIITGKIFEYLQAKRPILAIGPEDGDLAEILKNTNSGIIVDFDDKEAIKKSVLNLYKSYKENRLEVSSKNIEQYHRKELTKQLSVILKQVVNS, from the coding sequence GTGAAATATTTAGAAAAATATTTATCAGAAAATAATATTGATGCCATTATTACCACAGGACCTCCGCATAGTTTGCATTTAATCGGCTTGAAATTAAAGAAAAAATTAAACATAAAATGGATTGCTGATTTTCGTGATCCTTGGACGGATATTGATTATTTTCATCAATTACCATTAACTAAAAAAGCCATTAAAAAACATCATCAATTAGAACAACAAGTTTTGAAAAATGCTGATGCAACACTTGTAGTTGGTGAAACTATGAAAGAAAATTATAAGAAATTTTCAAAAAATATTCATGTAGTAACCAATGGATATGATTCATCAGAAAATGAAAAGAATAATATTGTTTTAGATGATAAATTCTCAATAACACATATCGGTTTGATGAATTCTGATAGAAATCCGATTATTTTATGGAAGGCTTTAGCTGAATTATCCGAAGAAAATAATGCTTTTAAAAATGATTTAGAGATAAAACTAATCGGTAAACTATCTGATGATGTAATTGCTGATTTAGAAAAATATCAATTTAAAAATGTTCAAAAAACAAATTACGTTCCACATAAAGAAGTACAAAAATATCAGCGTAATTCACAAGTTTTATTGCTTGCTGTAAATAAAGTTCCAAGTGCTAAGGGAATTATAACAGGTAAAATTTTTGAGTATTTACAAGCAAAACGACCTATCTTAGCAATCGGTCCTGAAGATGGCGATTTAGCAGAAATCTTAAAAAACACTAATTCGGGAATTATTGTTGATTTTGACGATAAAGAAGCAATTAAAAAATCGGTTTTAAATTTGTATAAAAGTTACAAAGAAAACAGGTTGGAAGTTTCATCAAAAAATATTGAGCAATACCATCGAAAAGAGTTAACTAAACAATTATCAGTAATACTTAAACAAGTAGTAAATTCTTGA
- the wecB gene encoding non-hydrolyzing UDP-N-acetylglucosamine 2-epimerase gives MKKIVTILGARPQFVKGAVLSRVIKNHEEIEEIIVHTGQHFDANMSAVFFDEMQIPKPKYNLNINGLNHGAMTGQMLEKIEEILIAEKPDAIVVYGDTNSTVAGALSAKKLHIKVVHIEAGLRSYNMQMPEEINRIITDRIADLLSCPTQVAIDNLKQEGFDNLVIKIEQHGDIMKDAVEFYGAFSEEKSTVIADLNLTKNEFVLATIHRQENTDDKQKLTNVFLGLEEINKTKKVVTPLHPRTKKMLDLYGLKPNITFIKPVGYFDMLELLKNCALVVTDSGGLQKEAFFNKKYCIIAREETEWTELVSNGYAKITATNPQEITTAYTDFLNLKKSFKEELYGNNVGEKIYQSIIKLINA, from the coding sequence TTGAAAAAAATAGTCACCATATTAGGAGCCAGACCTCAGTTTGTAAAAGGAGCAGTACTAAGCCGAGTTATAAAAAATCACGAAGAAATTGAAGAAATAATTGTGCATACAGGGCAACATTTTGATGCCAATATGAGCGCTGTTTTTTTTGATGAAATGCAAATTCCGAAGCCAAAATATAATTTAAACATCAATGGTTTAAATCACGGTGCGATGACAGGGCAAATGCTAGAAAAAATTGAAGAAATTTTAATCGCTGAAAAACCAGATGCAATTGTGGTTTATGGCGATACAAATTCTACGGTTGCAGGAGCTTTATCAGCAAAGAAATTACATATAAAAGTAGTGCATATAGAAGCGGGATTACGTTCGTATAATATGCAAATGCCCGAAGAAATAAACAGAATTATAACCGATAGAATTGCCGATTTATTAAGTTGCCCAACACAAGTTGCTATCGATAATTTAAAACAAGAAGGTTTTGATAATTTAGTTATTAAAATCGAGCAACACGGCGATATTATGAAAGATGCTGTGGAGTTTTACGGTGCTTTTTCCGAAGAAAAATCAACAGTTATTGCTGATTTAAACTTAACAAAGAATGAGTTTGTATTAGCTACGATTCACAGGCAAGAAAATACGGATGATAAACAAAAATTGACCAACGTTTTTTTAGGGTTAGAAGAAATCAATAAAACAAAAAAAGTGGTCACGCCCTTGCATCCTCGGACAAAAAAAATGCTCGATTTATACGGATTAAAACCGAATATTACTTTTATAAAACCTGTTGGTTATTTTGATATGCTAGAGCTTTTAAAAAATTGTGCTTTAGTTGTTACTGATAGTGGCGGACTTCAAAAAGAAGCATTTTTTAATAAAAAATATTGCATTATTGCCAGAGAAGAAACTGAATGGACAGAGCTTGTAAGTAATGGTTATGCTAAAATTACGGCTACAAATCCGCAAGAAATAACGACTGCTTATACCGATTTTTTAAATTTAAAAAAGAGTTTTAAAGAAGAATTATACGGTAATAATGTTGGCGAAAAAATATATCAATCAATCATTAAATTAATAAACGCATAA